A single window of Paracoccus albus DNA harbors:
- a CDS encoding deoxyguanosinetriphosphate triphosphohydrolase, which yields MTAPYACHPEDSRGRLYSESLSSFRSPWQRDRDRIIHSSAFRRLKHKTQVFVEQEGDAYRGDYFRTRLTHTIEVAQVARTIAGALDLNTDLAEAVALAHDLGHPPFGHTGEDALSALMEPYGGFDHNAQALRIVTRLERHYAGFDGLNLTWETLEGIAKHNGPVAPPLPYALAEVNADWDLDLHTNASAEAQVAAVADDIAYNHHDLHDGLRAELFSETDLAELPVVGPAFAEVDERHPDLEPSRRRHEALRRVFGVMVEDVIAVAQNRLASLQPTSVDEIRQMEGPIIRFSKPLYQNLKAIKSFLFTRMYRAPSVVDERKLVTAMLDELFPLFMSNPEMLPEHWRPEALAATETERARIVLDYVAGMTDRYAMAEWERLCG from the coding sequence ATGACCGCGCCATATGCTTGTCATCCCGAAGACAGTCGCGGCCGGCTTTATTCGGAGAGCCTGTCCAGCTTCCGCTCGCCCTGGCAGCGGGACCGCGACCGGATCATTCATTCCAGTGCCTTCCGTCGGTTGAAGCACAAGACACAGGTTTTCGTCGAGCAGGAAGGCGATGCCTATCGTGGCGATTATTTCCGCACCCGCCTGACCCACACGATTGAGGTCGCGCAGGTCGCGCGCACCATCGCAGGCGCGTTGGATCTGAACACCGATCTGGCCGAAGCCGTGGCGCTTGCCCATGATCTGGGTCACCCGCCCTTTGGCCATACCGGCGAAGATGCGCTGTCGGCCCTGATGGAACCCTATGGCGGGTTTGACCACAACGCACAGGCCCTGCGCATCGTGACCCGGCTGGAGCGTCACTATGCCGGTTTCGACGGGCTGAACCTGACATGGGAAACGCTGGAAGGGATCGCCAAACATAACGGCCCCGTCGCGCCGCCCCTGCCCTATGCACTGGCAGAGGTGAATGCCGATTGGGATCTCGACCTGCATACAAATGCCAGTGCCGAGGCACAGGTTGCCGCAGTCGCTGATGACATCGCCTATAACCATCACGACCTGCATGACGGTCTGCGCGCCGAACTGTTCAGCGAAACGGACCTTGCGGAACTGCCCGTCGTCGGTCCTGCCTTTGCCGAGGTCGATGAGCGTCACCCGGACCTTGAGCCCAGCCGCCGCCGGCATGAGGCGTTGCGTCGTGTATTTGGCGTGATGGTCGAGGATGTGATTGCCGTGGCGCAGAACCGTCTGGCGTCGCTTCAGCCGACATCTGTGGACGAGATCCGGCAGATGGAGGGGCCGATCATCCGCTTTTCCAAGCCACTTTATCAGAACCTGAAGGCGATCAAATCCTTTCTGTTCACCCGCATGTATCGCGCGCCCTCGGTCGTAGATGAGCGCAAGCTGGTCACAGCCATGCTGGACGAGTTGTTCCCCCTGTTCATGTCAAACCCGGAAATGCTGCCCGAACATTGGCGGCCCGAAGCCCTGGCAGCGACCGAAACCGAACGCGCGCGGATCGTTCTGGACTATGTGGCAGGTATGACCGACCGCTATGCTATGGCGGAATGGGAGCGGCTCTGCGGCTAG
- a CDS encoding LysR family transcriptional regulator: protein MKNISWDDLQVFFHVAESGGLSAASRALGFSPATVGRRMLSLEQQTGQVLFERSQSGYALTRAGSELFQKVRGMQAAARPVEALLAPDAARPVVRLSAGTGTASFLADKFCALSQPGDPFRLHFVTSEAMLDIAHREVDLGIRNRAAEGGNLATRKLGKLGFAAYRSWAVARPELLEWVAMDPANARHPAAQWLHDQDVPVAVLASSVATVHELVRAGAGIGIMPCMLGDCDPSLARVGQVIEDLTEWQYLVMHDDDRHLPHIRRVIDRIVAIYDEYSELIAGARPLRG, encoded by the coding sequence ATGAAAAATATAAGCTGGGACGATCTGCAGGTTTTCTTTCACGTCGCGGAAAGTGGGGGTCTGTCTGCTGCGTCGCGCGCCCTTGGGTTCAGTCCGGCGACGGTGGGGCGGCGGATGCTGTCGCTTGAACAGCAGACCGGGCAGGTTTTGTTTGAACGCTCGCAAAGTGGATATGCGCTGACGCGCGCAGGCAGTGAGCTGTTTCAGAAGGTGCGCGGGATGCAGGCGGCGGCGCGCCCGGTCGAGGCGCTGCTTGCGCCAGATGCAGCGCGACCGGTTGTCAGACTGTCAGCCGGGACCGGAACCGCCAGTTTTCTGGCTGACAAATTCTGTGCCTTGTCGCAGCCCGGCGACCCGTTCCGCCTGCATTTCGTCACCAGCGAGGCAATGCTGGATATCGCCCATCGTGAGGTTGATCTGGGAATTCGTAACCGCGCGGCAGAGGGCGGCAATCTTGCTACCCGAAAATTGGGCAAGCTAGGCTTCGCTGCGTATCGCAGCTGGGCCGTGGCGCGTCCCGAATTGCTGGAATGGGTGGCGATGGACCCGGCCAATGCGCGGCATCCGGCGGCACAATGGCTGCATGATCAGGACGTGCCTGTCGCGGTTCTGGCAAGCTCGGTCGCGACGGTGCACGAATTGGTCAGGGCGGGCGCGGGAATCGGGATCATGCCTTGTATGCTTGGTGATTGCGATCCGTCTCTGGCACGGGTGGGACAGGTGATCGAGGATCTGACCGAATGGCAATATCTGGTGATGCATGATGACGACCGCCATCTGCCCCATATCCGTCGGGTGATAGATCGTATTGTCGCGATCTACGACGAATATTCCGAACTTATCGCAGGTGCGCGGCCCTTGCGGGGTTAG
- the xth gene encoding exodeoxyribonuclease III: MKIASFNINGIKARISALSDWLTAAQPDLVVLQEIKTVDDGFPAEHFEEMGYNVETHGQKSFNGVAILSKLPLEDVTRGLPGDDADEQARYIEATVVGDHAVRVAGLYLPNGNPAPGPKYDYKLAWMERLRLRAAELLELEMPVVMLGDFNIIPQPRDAAEPGEWVKDALFLPESRAAFRRIAAQGWTDALRNADPFGQRGPFTFWDFQGGAWRRDNGIRIDHLMLSPQAADIVQSCGVDKEVRAGEKPSDHVPVWVDLAA; this comes from the coding sequence ATGAAAATTGCCAGCTTCAATATCAACGGGATCAAAGCCCGGATTTCCGCGCTCAGCGATTGGCTTACCGCCGCGCAGCCCGATCTGGTTGTCCTGCAGGAAATCAAAACCGTGGATGACGGATTCCCTGCAGAACATTTCGAAGAGATGGGTTATAATGTGGAAACCCATGGCCAGAAGAGCTTCAACGGCGTTGCGATACTTTCGAAACTGCCGCTAGAGGACGTAACTCGCGGCCTGCCCGGCGACGATGCGGACGAACAGGCCCGCTATATAGAGGCGACTGTGGTGGGCGATCACGCGGTTCGGGTCGCGGGCCTTTATCTGCCCAACGGCAACCCGGCACCGGGTCCGAAATACGATTATAAGCTGGCGTGGATGGAGCGTCTGCGCCTTCGTGCGGCGGAACTTCTGGAACTGGAAATGCCGGTGGTGATGCTGGGCGATTTCAACATTATCCCGCAGCCGCGCGACGCGGCAGAGCCGGGGGAATGGGTCAAGGATGCGCTGTTCCTGCCCGAAAGCCGCGCCGCGTTTCGCCGCATCGCAGCGCAGGGCTGGACCGATGCTTTGCGCAATGCCGATCCATTCGGGCAGCGCGGGCCGTTCACTTTCTGGGATTTTCAGGGCGGCGCGTGGCGGCGCGATAACGGGATCCGCATAGATCACCTGATGTTATCGCCGCAAGCTGCTGATATTGTTCAGTCCTGTGGTGTGGATAAAGAGGTTCGCGCCGGTGAGAAACCCTCGGACCACGTCCCGGTCTGGGTTGATCTGGCGGCATAG
- a CDS encoding DMT family transporter gives MPVYELAAIGAAICWAATGLMVTPPLTRLGPFAFNTYRQSFTALVLAIIVLVGGLWHGASSAQVWPLILSGLIGIFMGDTVLFVAVSRMGPRRAGALFALNAPIAAILGWAVLGEQLSGIGWLGVMLCAGGVGLAVLGRPGASGSHSFEAVRGKIWIGILLGLFAALAQAIGSLIARPVMQQGFDPFTGSLIRVGTAAACLTILSAMPIQQVKPKGRLNLPLFLLLAGSGIVAMAIGMSLMLYALEGGKVGIVSTLSALSPVFILPGLWIITGSRPSATSWAGALIAVIGMALIFLR, from the coding sequence TTGCCCGTTTATGAGCTTGCTGCCATCGGTGCGGCTATTTGTTGGGCAGCGACAGGGTTGATGGTGACACCGCCCCTGACCCGATTGGGGCCATTCGCATTCAACACTTACCGGCAAAGCTTCACCGCGCTTGTCCTTGCGATCATCGTCCTGGTGGGCGGCTTGTGGCACGGGGCGTCGTCGGCGCAGGTTTGGCCACTGATCCTTTCGGGCCTGATCGGCATCTTCATGGGCGACACCGTTCTGTTCGTCGCCGTCAGCCGCATGGGGCCGCGTCGGGCAGGGGCCCTGTTTGCGCTCAACGCGCCGATTGCTGCTATTCTTGGCTGGGCCGTGCTGGGAGAACAGCTAAGCGGGATTGGGTGGTTGGGTGTCATGCTATGTGCGGGCGGCGTGGGCCTGGCCGTGCTGGGCAGACCGGGCGCAAGCGGCAGCCACAGTTTCGAGGCCGTGCGCGGTAAAATCTGGATCGGTATTCTGCTGGGCCTGTTTGCGGCACTGGCGCAGGCCATCGGCTCGCTGATTGCCCGGCCCGTGATGCAGCAGGGCTTCGATCCTTTCACCGGCAGTCTGATCCGGGTGGGGACGGCAGCGGCCTGCCTGACGATCCTGTCGGCGATGCCCATCCAGCAGGTGAAGCCCAAAGGTAGGCTGAACCTGCCCTTGTTCTTACTGCTCGCGGGATCTGGGATTGTGGCAATGGCGATCGGGATGTCGCTGATGCTTTACGCTTTGGAGGGCGGGAAGGTGGGCATTGTGTCGACCCTGTCGGCGCTTTCGCCCGTCTTTATCCTGCCCGGTCTGTGGATCATCACCGGCTCGCGTCCAAGTGCAACAAGCTGGGCCGGGGCGCTGATCGCCGTTATCGGCATGGCGTTGATCTTCTTGAGATAA
- a CDS encoding putative glycolipid-binding domain-containing protein, with translation MARGDPLILWRRLDRSGHDACRIWQQDGRCGLEGVAVWLDNAGPAHLSYHISCDERWITRSARVQGNVGQKALSLSINRNEAGDWHIGGEEMPDLHGLQDIDLGFTPATNTLPLRRLRALGKDSAELAAVWLDPSDWSLKRLPQSYRKTDAGWHYASSSHDIAADLAVDADGFVTDYPELWIKEDPNGRS, from the coding sequence ATGGCGCGTGGAGATCCCCTGATCCTGTGGCGCAGGCTGGACCGTTCTGGTCATGATGCCTGCCGCATCTGGCAGCAGGATGGCCGCTGCGGTCTGGAAGGCGTCGCCGTGTGGCTGGACAATGCCGGCCCCGCCCATCTCAGCTATCACATCAGTTGTGATGAACGTTGGATCACCCGTTCTGCCCGTGTGCAGGGAAATGTCGGGCAAAAGGCGCTCAGCCTGTCGATCAACCGAAACGAAGCGGGCGACTGGCACATCGGCGGAGAGGAAATGCCCGATCTGCATGGGCTTCAGGATATAGATCTTGGCTTCACCCCAGCGACAAACACCTTGCCCCTGCGGCGCCTGCGCGCGCTCGGCAAGGACAGTGCGGAACTTGCGGCGGTATGGCTCGACCCGTCGGACTGGTCGCTGAAACGCCTGCCGCAAAGCTATCGCAAGACCGATGCTGGCTGGCATTATGCCTCATCCAGTCACGATATTGCTGCCGATCTGGCCGTGGACGCCGACGGCTTCGTCACCGATTACCCGGAATTGTGGATTAAAGAGGACCCGAATGGACGTTCGTAA
- a CDS encoding DUF1523 family protein: MYYVKVVLGVLLGLVVFLFLDYALPSKNTLRITNTYNRLTDIGANSMFYAAADVGTVQNAQGQRDIRFIEAVRPNNKVFVYRNEDTGWIWPPYFKYDSSNLQAEATNFRSDGANPQWVSVTGYGWRIPMFSIYPNAISMRPVDGPNVSPLNWPAMLILIVLGALLFLLWRMWNQFRQRTIDPAAKRVGAAVDNVDARTDAAMDRVGQEFSEAREGFTGWLDTWRGKPRDRK; the protein is encoded by the coding sequence ATGTATTATGTGAAAGTCGTTCTGGGCGTGCTTCTGGGGCTGGTCGTGTTCCTGTTTCTGGATTACGCGCTGCCCAGCAAGAACACGCTGCGCATTACCAATACCTATAATCGCCTGACCGATATCGGCGCGAATTCGATGTTCTACGCCGCCGCCGATGTCGGCACGGTTCAGAACGCGCAGGGTCAGCGCGATATTCGCTTTATTGAGGCGGTACGGCCCAACAACAAGGTCTTCGTCTACCGCAACGAGGATACCGGCTGGATCTGGCCGCCCTATTTCAAATATGACAGCTCGAACCTGCAGGCCGAGGCGACGAATTTCCGTTCCGATGGTGCGAACCCGCAATGGGTCAGCGTGACAGGCTATGGCTGGCGCATCCCGATGTTCTCTATCTATCCGAATGCGATTTCGATGCGGCCGGTGGATGGGCCTAACGTGTCGCCGCTGAACTGGCCCGCCATGCTGATCCTGATTGTTCTGGGGGCGCTGTTGTTCCTGCTGTGGCGCATGTGGAACCAGTTCCGGCAGCGCACGATTGATCCGGCGGCGAAGCGGGTCGGTGCGGCTGTGGACAATGTCGATGCCCGCACAGATGCAGCGATGGACCGCGTCGGGCAAGAGTTCAGCGAGGCGCGGGAAGGCTTTACCGGCTGGCTGGATACATGGCGTGGAAAGCCGCGCGACCGGAAGTAG
- a CDS encoding AAA family ATPase, producing MDVRNEMELPEAEIRAHYGQALSLLNGFDHAPRLGKATAPVQQPERSPGIPRTSRFRSTTPGLAGRSTQRADGIQVIDRIEGVGGDDLPSPAAATVARALRRAIAISLAVVDEVSARSGAGELKRANLEGRLAAEKRGEFAELLAVEALAAMSVFANATAFLLAEHAGPETVEGITADEILTDNPLTALQGALWELDQNLSRGAHDDKTLIATVIAYAEALSAAVQARAESVPRTGAFTGASWRVAADDFPIAGYAPATKARGKPVQLAFKKPEEVVGNAIAKHQMMRLSRMLVAYDFDRRMNPFVELGGFIYTFLGDGKPGTGKTTLIQMMAGLINDYCTVAGYPFRYANLSIDNVDSYQGKSGQNARAFINNVIDPGVIGFGTIDDIDQIAGKRGDKQSSSGQQEITAVLMEAFAGASTIVRGNATFGMFSNYAESIDDALRQRAGARFLIDGPKTRGDYIDILALLLGKRHDIPVGEHDLMKAQVIKTAVADSLERHNQPQEAGLAKVWKDVTSETGPLDTLAEFGTYLHAISVADERFTGRAIKNITDAIKARSMDFDMPDEWFESPEPFMHQPYERKLEMIEALRQPITREMIAQEINRYADSEWRYADSSDETAIEEAVRGMERMAEAQKRYRGEG from the coding sequence ATGGACGTTCGTAACGAAATGGAATTGCCCGAGGCCGAGATCCGCGCCCATTACGGACAGGCGCTGTCGCTTCTGAACGGGTTCGACCACGCGCCGCGTCTGGGCAAGGCCACTGCGCCCGTGCAGCAGCCCGAACGCTCGCCCGGTATTCCGCGCACATCGCGGTTCCGCTCGACGACGCCGGGGCTGGCCGGGCGTTCGACGCAGCGGGCTGATGGCATTCAAGTGATTGACCGGATCGAAGGCGTGGGCGGCGATGATCTGCCATCGCCCGCTGCGGCAACGGTCGCCCGCGCGCTGCGCCGTGCCATCGCGATTTCGCTTGCGGTCGTGGATGAGGTCTCGGCCCGTTCCGGCGCGGGGGAGTTGAAGCGCGCCAATCTGGAAGGCCGACTGGCGGCAGAGAAGCGCGGTGAGTTCGCCGAATTGCTTGCGGTCGAGGCGCTCGCCGCGATGTCGGTTTTTGCCAATGCGACAGCGTTTCTGCTTGCAGAACATGCCGGGCCGGAAACGGTCGAGGGGATCACGGCGGATGAAATCCTGACCGACAACCCGCTGACCGCACTGCAAGGCGCACTGTGGGAGCTGGATCAGAACCTGTCCCGCGGCGCCCATGACGACAAAACCCTGATCGCCACGGTGATCGCCTATGCCGAAGCACTGTCCGCCGCCGTTCAGGCCCGCGCGGAATCCGTGCCGCGCACCGGCGCCTTCACCGGCGCGAGCTGGCGTGTGGCGGCGGATGATTTCCCGATCGCTGGCTATGCGCCCGCCACCAAGGCACGCGGCAAGCCCGTGCAACTGGCCTTCAAGAAACCCGAAGAGGTCGTCGGCAACGCCATTGCCAAGCATCAGATGATGCGGCTGTCGCGGATGCTGGTCGCCTATGATTTCGACCGCCGCATGAACCCTTTCGTGGAGCTTGGCGGTTTCATCTATACCTTCCTTGGCGATGGTAAGCCCGGCACCGGCAAGACCACGCTGATCCAGATGATGGCGGGCCTGATCAACGATTACTGCACGGTGGCGGGCTATCCGTTCCGCTATGCCAACCTGTCCATCGACAATGTCGACAGCTATCAGGGCAAATCGGGTCAGAATGCACGCGCCTTTATCAACAATGTCATTGATCCCGGCGTGATCGGTTTCGGCACCATCGACGATATCGACCAGATCGCAGGCAAGCGCGGCGACAAGCAATCGTCGAGCGGCCAGCAAGAGATCACGGCGGTGCTGATGGAGGCTTTTGCCGGCGCCAGCACCATCGTGCGCGGCAATGCGACCTTCGGGATGTTTTCCAACTATGCCGAATCCATCGACGACGCGCTGCGCCAGCGGGCAGGCGCCCGCTTCCTGATCGACGGGCCGAAGACGCGCGGGGACTATATCGACATCCTCGCGCTGCTTCTGGGCAAACGGCACGACATCCCGGTCGGCGAACATGATCTGATGAAGGCGCAGGTGATCAAGACCGCCGTGGCCGACAGTCTGGAGCGCCACAACCAGCCGCAAGAGGCGGGGCTGGCCAAGGTCTGGAAAGATGTGACCTCCGAAACCGGGCCGCTGGATACGCTGGCCGAATTCGGCACCTATCTGCACGCGATTTCCGTCGCGGATGAGCGCTTCACCGGCCGCGCGATCAAGAACATCACAGATGCGATCAAAGCGCGATCAATGGATTTCGACATGCCGGACGAGTGGTTCGAAAGCCCTGAACCCTTCATGCACCAGCCCTACGAACGTAAGCTGGAAATGATCGAGGCCCTGCGCCAGCCCATCACCCGCGAGATGATCGCGCAGGAGATCAACCGCTACGCCGACAGCGAATGGCGCTATGCGGATAGCAGCGATGAGACCGCGATTGAGGAGGCGGTGCGCGGGATGGAACGCATGGCCGAGGCGCAGAAGCGGTATCGGGGCGAGGGGTGA
- a CDS encoding transglutaminase-like domain-containing protein — translation MMYIRYGYDITIEGDGPLSMLLQMSVRPERQLDLRGVEEFSTDPGVAYSTFVDDFGNFCRRLSAPAGQFRMRQTALIADSGLPEPEFHEAREMPIEALPDDVLQFLLPSRYCDSDLLMQQAWDLFGQVPAGWGRVQAIMDWVHDHITFNYQDADATRTAHDAFEQRKGVCRDFAHLAIALCRALNIPARYVNGYLGDFGIPAPPDPMDFAASVQVYLSGRWWDFDPRNNMRRIGRLPVGYGRDATDVALISSFGLHRLVNFTVITEEIDEDGNVVPPKKKEAAE, via the coding sequence ATGATGTATATCCGCTACGGCTACGACATCACGATCGAAGGTGACGGTCCGCTGTCGATGCTGTTGCAGATGTCGGTCCGGCCCGAAAGGCAGCTGGACCTGCGGGGGGTCGAGGAATTCTCGACCGACCCCGGCGTCGCCTATTCGACCTTCGTCGACGATTTCGGCAATTTCTGCCGCAGGCTTTCGGCCCCGGCCGGTCAGTTCCGTATGCGGCAGACCGCGTTGATCGCCGACAGCGGTCTGCCAGAGCCGGAGTTCCACGAGGCCCGGGAAATGCCGATTGAGGCGTTGCCGGACGATGTGCTGCAATTCCTGCTGCCTTCGCGCTATTGTGACTCTGATCTGCTGATGCAGCAGGCTTGGGATCTGTTCGGTCAAGTGCCGGCGGGGTGGGGTCGCGTGCAGGCAATTATGGATTGGGTGCATGACCACATTACCTTCAACTACCAGGATGCCGATGCGACACGCACGGCACATGACGCCTTCGAACAGCGCAAGGGCGTTTGCCGCGACTTCGCGCATCTGGCCATTGCGCTGTGCCGCGCACTGAATATTCCGGCACGCTATGTGAACGGCTATTTGGGTGATTTCGGCATCCCTGCGCCGCCCGACCCGATGGATTTCGCGGCATCCGTGCAGGTCTATCTGTCCGGTCGCTGGTGGGATTTCGACCCGCGCAATAATATGCGCCGGATTGGCCGCCTGCCGGTCGGCTATGGACGCGATGCCACCGATGTGGCATTGATTTCCAGCTTCGGCCTGCACCGTCTGGTGAATTTCACCGTTATTACCGAAGAGATCGACGAGGACGGCAATGTCGTGCCGCCCAAGAAGAAAGAAGCGGCAGAGTAA
- a CDS encoding HesB/IscA family protein — MNLPPSVTERAFARLAEINNGADAPQALRVAVEGGGCSGFQYDIRLDAPADDDLILEGNGQRVLVDPVSLPFLEGAVIDFADELIGARFTIENPNAASSCGCGTSFSI, encoded by the coding sequence ATGAACCTGCCCCCTTCTGTGACCGAACGCGCCTTTGCGCGGCTGGCTGAAATCAATAACGGTGCCGATGCACCGCAGGCCCTGCGTGTTGCGGTGGAAGGCGGCGGCTGTTCGGGGTTTCAATATGACATCCGGCTGGACGCGCCGGCCGACGATGATCTGATCCTGGAAGGCAATGGTCAGCGCGTGCTGGTCGATCCGGTGTCGCTGCCGTTTCTTGAAGGCGCTGTTATCGATTTTGCGGACGAGTTGATCGGGGCGCGTTTCACCATTGAAAACCCGAATGCCGCCTCATCCTGTGGCTGCGGGACCTCCTTCTCGATCTGA
- a CDS encoding OsmC family protein has protein sequence MITKTGSAKWQGGIKDGKGEVSTESGALSSQPYGFNTRFEGQAGTNPEELIGAAHAACFSMALSKALGDAGVTDVTIETTSAISLDKEGEGFAVKKAALTSTVTGNGDKSAIESAANGAKENCPISKLLNTEITLDLTIS, from the coding sequence ATGATTACCAAGACCGGTTCCGCAAAATGGCAGGGTGGCATCAAGGACGGCAAGGGCGAAGTTTCGACCGAGTCGGGCGCCTTGTCCTCGCAACCCTATGGTTTCAACACCCGCTTCGAAGGTCAGGCCGGCACGAATCCGGAGGAATTGATTGGCGCTGCCCATGCGGCGTGCTTTTCAATGGCACTGTCCAAGGCACTTGGTGATGCAGGCGTGACCGATGTGACGATTGAAACGACATCGGCCATCTCGCTGGACAAAGAGGGTGAAGGCTTCGCGGTCAAGAAAGCTGCGCTGACCTCGACCGTAACAGGCAATGGCGACAAATCCGCGATTGAGTCCGCGGCAAACGGCGCCAAGGAAAACTGCCCGATCTCTAAGCTGCTGAATACGGAAATCACGCTGGATCTGACCATATCATGA
- a CDS encoding DUF6638 family protein, with the protein MKRLIEKGLMFGNMIRVDSPAWVVRYNRALKLVTGKETALPEFHIDLAGFSPEIGDEIGDMDYLNPEGAHRQFILLTTEQKTAPLLNADLSVLRELLKQFIHENESQLFSLTARDAVVGEMDDMVWQVNAPADLMQINRIRISADTTGNHVAGADNLTALIERFRSEPEAWYDDVLIARMIEQAKETGDVIRNPIHLDAGEYDVPDFWTSLFGGVYVFRSPREKAMIFTDPAIFTDPKYDTDLSSAKMMALQDTNSVAMWMARNALAEPIITAKGADGAAILRQKIDFILVDAATRLDIDTGNGTRSALRRAAARMGSGLPDEVRGLSALLRYAEEGGAWPVIDSANPAYFYAIRGTAGPSRDLVNQMLTELAPHDVRSLFIMHKPLFYKLYQTWDDAKKEYIANQLAREYQIDKQGTREALFGPEPGMNEPAAASAPLSGPWGSVRQAGTQISEGNAGQLRYDPRNNPAHSPFRGPWGN; encoded by the coding sequence ATGAAACGCCTCATCGAAAAAGGTCTGATGTTCGGCAACATGATCCGGGTGGACAGCCCGGCATGGGTGGTGCGATACAATCGGGCTCTCAAGCTTGTCACGGGCAAGGAAACTGCCCTGCCGGAATTTCATATCGACCTTGCGGGGTTCTCTCCCGAGATCGGGGATGAGATCGGGGATATGGATTACCTCAACCCCGAAGGCGCGCATCGCCAGTTCATCCTTCTGACGACGGAACAGAAAACCGCGCCGCTGCTGAATGCCGACCTGTCGGTGCTGCGCGAGCTGTTGAAACAGTTCATCCATGAAAATGAAAGCCAGCTGTTCAGCCTGACCGCGCGTGATGCGGTGGTGGGCGAGATGGATGATATGGTCTGGCAGGTGAATGCGCCCGCCGATCTGATGCAGATCAACCGCATCCGGATCAGCGCCGACACGACCGGCAACCATGTCGCGGGTGCCGACAACCTCACCGCGCTGATCGAGCGCTTCCGGTCCGAGCCGGAGGCCTGGTATGACGATGTCCTGATCGCGCGCATGATCGAGCAGGCCAAGGAAACCGGCGATGTGATCCGCAACCCGATCCATCTGGATGCGGGTGAATATGATGTGCCCGATTTCTGGACCTCGCTGTTCGGTGGTGTGTATGTGTTTCGCAGCCCGCGCGAAAAAGCGATGATCTTCACCGATCCCGCGATCTTCACCGATCCGAAATATGACACCGATCTGAGCAGCGCCAAGATGATGGCGTTGCAGGATACGAACTCTGTCGCGATGTGGATGGCCCGTAATGCACTGGCAGAGCCGATTATCACCGCGAAGGGCGCTGATGGTGCGGCGATCCTGCGCCAGAAGATCGACTTTATCCTTGTGGATGCAGCCACGCGGCTGGATATCGACACGGGCAATGGCACACGCTCGGCCCTGCGTCGCGCGGCGGCGCGGATGGGCAGCGGTCTGCCCGATGAGGTGCGCGGCCTGTCTGCGCTGCTGCGCTATGCCGAAGAAGGCGGGGCGTGGCCGGTGATCGACAGCGCCAATCCGGCCTATTTCTATGCCATCAGGGGAACTGCGGGGCCGTCGCGCGATCTGGTCAACCAGATGCTGACAGAACTGGCACCCCATGACGTGCGCAGCCTGTTCATCATGCATAAGCCTTTGTTCTATAAATTGTACCAGACATGGGACGATGCGAAGAAGGAATATATCGCCAATCAGCTTGCCCGCGAATATCAGATTGACAAGCAGGGCACGCGAGAGGCGCTGTTCGGGCCGGAGCCGGGCATGAACGAACCGGCAGCCGCATCGGCGCCGCTTTCCGGGCCCTGGGGCTCTGTCAGGCAGGCAGGTACGCAGATTTCGGAGGGCAATGCGGGCCAGCTCCGCTATGATCCGCGAAACAATCCGGCCCATAGTCCCTTCCGCGGCCCCTGGGGGAATTGA
- a CDS encoding DUF421 domain-containing protein, translating into MPFIETALRTFIAILLIIALLRANGLRTFSKISGFDFALTVATGSVLATIMTATGDSFWIGIYGLIALIAGRGALTWTRTHWPKLSMVIDNEPLVLVHAGTLSSENLRRARLTRDDLAAKLRGAGAAGLSDVQLMVLETSGDFAIITGREGLDDLVLRGLKWGDLTPPAAAL; encoded by the coding sequence ATGCCATTCATAGAAACGGCTTTAAGAACATTCATTGCCATTTTGCTGATCATCGCGTTGCTTCGGGCGAACGGGTTGCGCACATTTTCCAAGATCAGCGGGTTCGATTTCGCGCTGACCGTCGCCACGGGTTCGGTGCTGGCGACGATCATGACGGCGACGGGCGACAGTTTCTGGATCGGCATCTACGGGCTGATCGCGCTGATCGCGGGGCGGGGCGCGCTGACCTGGACGCGCACGCACTGGCCGAAGCTCTCGATGGTGATCGACAATGAACCGCTGGTGCTGGTCCATGCCGGCACGCTGTCATCCGAAAATCTGCGCCGTGCGCGGCTGACCCGCGACGATCTGGCCGCCAAGCTGCGTGGCGCGGGGGCGGCGGGTCTGTCCGATGTGCAACTGATGGTGCTGGAAACCAGCGGCGACTTCGCCATCATCACCGGCAGGGAGGGGCTGGACGATCTGGTGTTGCGCGGGTTGAAATGGGGCGATCTGACGCCGCCCGCCGCCGCCCTTTGA